The genomic window ccaaagagtaacttacacacatacaagataaaacatcggcgttgtggttgttccacacaaactgttataaatggacttttattcagttttaagacacattttcatgataaatttaggtggtttttaactatatcttttagccggaagaaggattttagtcattggacgtctggatcttaagttatcagagaaataaactggacaaacgttagcagcagctcggctaacaaCTCCTCCAGGAAGTTCGGTGGTCGccgaacatcgtcggagaaacactgattttttaggtgaaacagctttaattagtattttaacgattttaatctgcgtgtacgtttgtttttggagaggaggagacctctgcggataattcggctcccgggagaaaccgaccgaacgtctggatctaaagttataagagaaataaaccgaacaagtgttagcagcagctcggctaacagcccgtaccggaagtccggtggtcgccgtacatcgtcggagaaacactgattttaggtgaaacagctttattcagtgtttttacctgtaatctccgggtccgtttgtacaaacatcctgaatgatgaacactggagtaatcctatcccggtgaagctgcttatttaacaacgaagacaacaactcccatgatcccttgctgcttcacaccatcatcacactccgtctgttgttattgttttggttgagacgcctagcggctgaaattacatgttgTGCGTTAAAGTCACTAATTATGAGGAAAGTGGTTGTTGCTAATAACAAAACGTATCTTGATAACGAAGGATAATGTTGTATTTGCATGACGTTAATCGGAGCTCTGACgcttgtttttcattcatattctaTTCAAGTGTCTTTTTAGGAGAAAATTAACTGTAACTAAAACTACAGTTTAATCTGGTTTATCTGAAAAAGATGCAGAGGTGATGAGAGTACTTTTTTTTGCCCTGAATACTGTCTGCAGGTCTTCCCTTGAGGCTACATCTATATGTAGCCTGAGAGACAAAGCCCAGGGCaaaataaaccagtaaaaccCTGCTGCTCCTCGTTAAGCTTAATTATCAGCATATCACTTTTTATCACTGTTGTCTCATCTAGAATATAGTGGCTGGACAgccagataataataataaatacaatagaaaaacagaatatttagtataaaataataaatatatctgtataaagaaataaattaaggaaacagcagcagctcaaacTGAAACTATCATCGTCCCGAACGTacagaagagagaaataagACCAACATTCAGAGATTCATGTTCTGTGTTTGTGACTTTTTGTGACCACTTCTAATCACCTTTAATATGTGATGTCACTCAGGTGAGTTGCTTCAAATACTGCAGCTCATACagaagtaaaaacacaaacattaagagAAACACATCATCTCATGTGTTTTGTCCTTCAGGACCACCGTAGACTGTCAGAAATCTTTCCCTCCTAAAATAACGCAGCATCTAGTGAATGATGATCAATAATTAgagtcaaatcaattttattattttaatttgactgTTGATAcaacagaaggagaaaaaaaactgttaaaagatGAATTATTTTGCCCAAATTAAACTTTTCTACTGTGGAGTTTGTTCCTGCAGTTACCTGATCAGCTGCTGATTAAATgatatcattaatattaatgagcaatgacatcatcagtctgacacacacacacacacacacacatacacagctgcTCACTTTATGAAGCAGCTTCATTAACACTGAAGCTTGATGAGATaatgacctgtgtgtgtgtgtgtgtgtgtgtgtgtgtgtgtgtgtgtgtgtgtgtgtgtgtgtgtgtgtcctgttgcctggcaacagcTACTATCGATCAGACTAATCTCTAAATTATTTatgattaatgaataattaatcagggttttttttccatcgTCGTGTCCAGCAGCTTCTCTGTCAGAGGGCACCGCCCcctcctgatgatgtcacaccgCCTGTCAATCAGCCGCCCGCCAACCAGCTGTTGTTTCCGTCTGGTGGAACCCTTCAGGTTCTCAGACGTCCTCCAGATTCTTCAGGGTTCTTTAAGGTTTGTCAGGGTTCTCCAGTGTAAATACATCTTCTGGATGTTGTCCAGGGCTCCCAGCTTCATCACGGTTCGTTAGTGTTCTTTAGGGTTCTCAGGGTTCATTAGTGTTCTTTAGGGTTCTCAGGGTTCTTTAAGGTTCTCAGGGTTCATTAGTGTTCTTCAGGGTTCATTAGTGTTCTTTAaggttcattcattttttttagggTTCTCAGGGTTCTTTAGTGTTCTTTAaggttcattcattttttttagggTTCTCAGGGTTCATTAGTGTTCTTTAGGGTTCATTAATTTTTTTAGGGTTCTCAGGGTTCATTAGTGTTCTTTAGGGTTCATTAATTTTTTTAGGGTTCTCAGGGTTCTTTAAGGTTCTCAGGGTTCTTTAGTGTTCTTTAGggttcattaattttttttaggGTTCTCAGGGTTCTTTAAGGTTCTCAGGGTTCTTTAGTGTTCTTTAGggttcattaatttttttttagggtTCTCAGGGTTCATTAGTGTTCTTTAAGGTTCTCAGGGTTCTTTAGTGTTCTTTAGggttcattaatttttttttagggtTCTCAGGGTTCATTAGTGTTCTTTAAGGTTCTCAGGGTTCTTTAGTGTTCTTTAGGGTTCTCAGGGTTCATTAGTGTTCTTTAGGGTTCTCAGGGTTCTTTAGTGTTCTTTAGGGTTCTCAGGGTTCATTAGTGTTCTTTAGGGTTCTCAGGGTTCATTTGTGTTCTTTAGGGTTCTCAGGGTTCTTTAGTGTTCTTAAAGGTTCTCAGGGTTCATTAGTGTTCTTTAGGGTTTTCAGGGTTCATTTGTGTTCTTTAGGGTTCTCAGGGTTCTTTAGTGTTCTTAAAGGTTCTCAGGGTTCATTAGTGTTCTTCAGGGTTCATTAGTGTTCTTTAaggttcattcattttttttttagggttcTCAGGGTTCTTTAGTGTTCTTTAaggttcattcatttttttaggGTTCTCAGGGTTCTTTAAGGTTCTCAGGGTTCTTTAGTGTTCTTTAGggttcattaattttttttaggGTTCTCAGGGTTCATTAGTGTTCTTTAAGGTTCTCAGGGTTCATTTGTGTTCTTTAGGGTTCTCAGGGTTCTTTAGTGTTCTTTAGGGTTCTCAGGGTTCATTAGTGTTCTTTAGGGTTCACAGGGTTCATTTGTGTTCTTTAGGGTTCTCAGGGTTCTTTAGTGTTCTTTAGGGTTCTCAGGGTTCATTAGTGTTCTTTAGGGTTCACAGGGTTCATTTGTGTTCTTTAGGGTTCTCAGGGTTCTTTAGTGTTCTTAAAGGTTCTCAGGGTTCATTAGTGTTCTTTAGGGTTTTCAGGGTTCATTTGTGTTCTTTAGGGTTCTCAGGGTTCTTTAGTGTTCTTAAAGGTTCTCAGGGTTCATTAGTGTGCTTGTGGTTTCTTCTGGGTTCTCTGGTCATGGTTTATGTTCTATAAGGAACCGTAAAGAGGTTTCTGGTTGAGCCAGTGTGTTTGTTGAAGATGTTTCTTTCTATGTTAAAGGTTCTCAGAGGTTCTCTGTAGAACAATGAGAACCCTGCTGCTCCTCACCTGTACGAGCTCTGGTGAGTTCAGTGTCAGTCTGATATCTGAGCTTCTCTCTCGGTGCTGCGCTGCCGCCTGCTGGACGTCTGAGGAACTGCAGAaccttcatcctcttcctcaacAGTTAAAAACTGATGAAGGTTTTATTCttcacttttaaaacttttgtctgatctcaaattaaaaaaacactttgtttttgttgtgttctattattttgttgatatttATCGATTGATAAATGAAATGTTCTCATGTCACAATATTGATCTGAGCAGCCAGATTctaaaacaataaagaacataaatataaacGTAGTAACTCTACAGCTTATTTATTGTATTCAGGCTTTTTtacacaatatatatttatatttataatctgCAATCTTCACATTACATTAAAGATTTCtaaagatatttttaatataacaaaaaatgtaatttaacactTTCACAGTAAAGAATGACAGTAAACCAGTCGAGACAATGAAGACTGCAATTATTGATCAACTACATGAATTTATTAAGATTTATAGCAGTTTATGATAATAATTCCCGTTTTATAGACGTTgaacatcacatcacacaaacacGTACAAAAGgaacttttttatttatgtttaactgaatttaaaggtttttttagACACGTGTCCTAATATGACCAGAATATACACAACGGAAATATTTcaaccttttaaaaacagatttgtgcagctgatacaaaTCAATGAGTTTGATCCATATTTATTCAAACGTATTGTTGTATTTAATTCACTGAACATGTAACAGATCCTTAAAAACTAAAGAATAAACTCTCTGAAAGCTTCGTTAAGGATTAACCATCCATTGATCAGTGATTGATCAGTTCATTCATGATTTATGGTTCAGGAATTTGCTacagagactaattatgaggagatatgaacagtatgtgagGGTTCAAAGAACTTAACTGGcagcttctttttatttgtttcagtcaattttcaagcaaaactgTAAAAATTAACTCATTCTAGTTTCTCAAATGTTcgatttgatgcttttctgacatttatgaCAGTAAATAAGTGATAATTAGAAATTATTTGTGGCTAAAAGatcagattttaaaacaaacaaacagcagtttaAGTGTCAAACTTCCGCTGAGCTTCTCTCAGGTTCTCGGCAGTGTGCTGAAGAACTCCTCCAGAaccttctccacctcctcctcgcTGTAATCTCTCACCACGTAGAGCTCGCCGTCATCAAATCCTCGGATCATGGCCGACAGCGCTGGACgaggacggagagagagagagagagagagagagacaggaagttaACGTGACGGAGACGGCGTGACAGCGTCAGGTTACggaaggaaagaggaagtgaCCTCACAGCGTCCTGACGACGGCCTGAACAGACACAAGATCCTCTTCTTCATGTCCACGGCACGACCGAGCTCGTAGCCGACGCCCAGCGACGGCTGCGTCACCTCCGCCACGatcactgcagacacacaaacgcTGAGGTCAAAAGGTCGAACACACAAACGCTGAGTCAGCGGTCCTTTTTTAGCCTCTCTCACTTGTAACCGGACAAACGTGCGTTCAGTCGCCGCCATCAGCCGGAGCTCGGTCCTTCCTGTCAGAGTCCAGCGTGCTGGTGGAAGACTGGAGAACGCCTGCAGACGCAGCTCAGGGCAAAAACACTCCGCCCACTCTCACagataataatcaataatcaataaaacgTCCTCACCGTCAGACTGTCTCAGCCACTCCATGTCTCGGTCGTGAATGGCTCGGTCTCCTGCTGCTGTGGCGTCCTCTCCTGTCCAATCACAGCACAGCAGctcagtgacatcacacatgCACCTGACCAATCAGCAGCGCCGACTCAGCGTAACGATCTTTTTAATTACGTGTTTCAAATACAGCAAGTGACGTCATCAGGCTGTACTCGCAAGTACTTTATTCTagtatttacatgtttacatgttataCTTCTACTGTAGTACATTAATCTGACAGCTGGTATTACtgggtacttttactgcagatactacatgcagctgg from Thunnus maccoyii chromosome 14, fThuMac1.1, whole genome shotgun sequence includes these protein-coding regions:
- the dnph1 gene encoding 2'-deoxynucleoside 5'-phosphate N-hydrolase 1; translation: MKVYFCGSIRGGRDDVHVYRRIVHKLESYGTVLTEHVSSLELTARGEDATAAGDRAIHDRDMEWLRQSDVIVAEVTQPSLGVGYELGRAVDMKKRILCLFRPSSGRSLSAMIRGFDDGELYVVRDYSEEEVEKVLEEFFSTLPRT